The following are encoded together in the Hydrogenoanaerobacterium saccharovorans genome:
- a CDS encoding glycoside hydrolase family 2 TIM barrel-domain containing protein, protein MKKVIQKSIHLFLAVLLAAQTSLPTFAAEFNYTEWNGNPEIFQINRETARASFIPYQDEQKALEQDKAQSVFYKSLNTNDGAQWKFHFTKDTTKRISLTDPTFANEDFNDSTWDEITVPSTWNAITDSDGNFKYDPPFYTNVTYPWNGNENINNGNAPVHFNSVGTYRTKFVLPQNWKDRETFISFEGVDSALYLYINGQKVGYSEDTFTRDEFNITPYLHEGENTLTAEVFRWSDGSWLEDQDFLRCAGIFRDVYLTSKNKVEIRDFEIVTDLDETYTDAELGVYVDIRDLGAPEELKNGLTVKAEFYDENGNKVFDSPIVKDISLSGKDVTVELKKHIDNPKKWSAEHPNLYKLLLTLSGKNGVIESTSIKVGFREVEIINKDTNNAQLLVNGKKVFLKGTNRHEIDPRLGRVMTDAMMIKDIKLFKEYNINAVRTSHYPNDPRWYELCDEYGIYVLDETNIESHGASGSIPRSDPRWLPACIDRTKNMFERDKNHASVIIWSLGNEAGSGNTFTQTAKFIKENDKSSRPTHYEGDNAKADIESNMYARLGTVESRGKNGTKPYVLCEYAHAMGTSVGNLKEYWDIIEKYPNLIGGFIWDWVDQSIITKTPQTVFTVDESANNLKAQVMGKLGAGSSSETDDKSLNGFTILPDEDSLNIDGNLTIEAMVKPENKGKDHNVIVSKGDTQFSLKHTISKDMEGGEALEFFIYNDKGGSQTASRWVSIQAPLPANWYDNWHKVAATFDGQNLNLYVDGKKVTRTSPVTSISTNSYPVAIGRDTENGSSRDFAGLIDNVHIYNRALTDTELSQNGRQPDENTVLWMNFDNNEIKKYDQEEYFAYGGDWGDTPNDGNFCQNGLVFPDRTVQPELYEVKKIYQNIDMQLSEQSKNTVAIRNEFLFTNLNKYDLLWEFKEDNKVLQHGTLTVDIEPKETEEVDIPFTKPELKDNCEYFLNLKFVLKEDDMLLKQGHEIATEQFKLNYDVKTTYSGMTDLKQINYTDDDKELQVTGTDFNLKLNKQSGEISSFNYKGTELFKKGPAPNYFRAPIDNDKGASSLRNQINAWKTAGTSRTVDSVNVDKIGNIGLKVTINGTLPTASNSLYEMVYNIYSNGMVEVKNKLEPKINSSNIIPLIGNIMTMPKGFENVTWYGRGPWENYQDRKTGYDVGVYQSTVDEQFVPYEEPSENGNKTDVRWVALTNKDGTGILANSDSLLEFSALHYTQEDLSSKIHTYMLEKQDDITLKLNYRQMGVGGDDSWGAWPHESYLLKANKIYEYSYQIKPIADFSIESAMQKSRQRFTTDSISDIKVNGKSLLGFSQSTYEYSYPVLKSLANVPVVTADKISEDIQLEITQADSLSGSAIVKITDQFNETKTYTIKFNPVDSIYASDLPWIKDVCGWNGNARDDEVDPDINGLSLWVDGNSKTFAKGIGSHANSEIVLDIEGRGFNIFEAIVGLDASRNREGSIKFKVLVDGKEKFVSDQFTPQTKNSASVKIDVSGAKLVTLIVDDCGDGNASDHGNWCDAKFTAEKAPGKYSIVIDSNVTGGKITTDKATANQGDTVQVTVTPDEGKKLVENSLKYIVGEQQTVITNNQFVMPDGNVTLKAQFADSATASVTPNIENQPAAQTVTEGNSALFSVAASAADNGTLTYQWQMLTKEQDADWADISGATDATYQIAKVALADSGKQFRCIVTNTKDSLTPATATSNTAELTVKQASETDKKIKNAVNPEDKTVKFGTEVSKLDLPDTVTVTLEDDTTAEVPVMWNTESYDGSKAGEYTFVGTLVSQAGIINSDNITANIKVIVEKQPEQPSKEALLKLLQSAKEMAKDSKYTQASRDALNKAIETAQTVADNDKATEQEIADAEKALQDAIDALVNEQEPEKPRKEALLKLIQSSKEMAKDSKYTQASRDALTKSIATAQAVADNDNAIEQEIANAQKALQAAIKALVKQGSSDKPSGGSSEPEHRKHVEPNMVSSSDLSEKLASSSKGTDISVRSDYKVATGFLNELMKSKDKSVTLNGDWYSWTFDGKNVENNMPGVIWFDTRISTESPNADAIGKLAGEADTTNLYFSYEGNLPGETVIRVQLEKYAGKPVYVYYHNPEKGRLELIQADVKADEDGWIEFSITHCSDYVVSASAVKGAVEVTKPAPAPKAEPADEPQKEQATAVNPETGGKDNTLATVETAENAEQPAVEEQTKVAVAEKVEAAAPKAEKTIAQAENSEETNNSTPVAKKEFSYPIFIGGCVLLIAAVSLTCFEFIKQKSIHK, encoded by the coding sequence ATGAAAAAAGTAATCCAAAAATCTATTCACCTTTTTCTCGCTGTGCTGCTGGCAGCACAAACTTCGTTACCTACCTTTGCGGCAGAATTCAATTACACGGAATGGAACGGGAACCCTGAAATATTTCAAATCAATCGAGAAACTGCAAGGGCTAGTTTTATCCCATATCAGGATGAACAAAAGGCGTTGGAACAAGACAAGGCCCAATCCGTTTTCTACAAATCATTGAATACCAACGATGGGGCACAATGGAAGTTCCATTTTACAAAGGATACCACCAAAAGGATATCGTTAACCGACCCTACTTTTGCAAATGAAGATTTTAATGACAGCACTTGGGATGAAATCACTGTGCCGAGTACATGGAATGCCATAACAGACAGTGACGGCAATTTTAAATACGACCCGCCGTTTTACACCAATGTAACCTACCCTTGGAACGGCAATGAAAATATAAACAACGGGAATGCCCCCGTCCACTTTAACTCGGTAGGTACTTACAGAACAAAATTTGTTCTTCCCCAAAACTGGAAAGACAGAGAGACGTTTATCAGTTTTGAAGGTGTGGATTCGGCACTGTACCTGTACATCAACGGTCAAAAAGTAGGGTACAGCGAAGACACCTTTACAAGAGATGAATTTAACATTACCCCATATCTGCACGAAGGGGAAAACACCCTCACCGCCGAAGTGTTCCGTTGGTCTGACGGGAGCTGGCTGGAAGACCAGGACTTTCTCAGATGCGCAGGTATTTTCCGTGATGTTTACCTTACGTCAAAAAACAAGGTTGAAATCAGAGATTTTGAAATTGTAACCGATCTGGATGAAACCTATACCGATGCCGAACTGGGTGTATATGTTGACATTCGTGATTTGGGCGCACCCGAAGAATTAAAGAACGGGCTAACCGTAAAAGCAGAGTTTTATGATGAAAACGGGAATAAAGTATTCGATTCTCCCATTGTAAAGGATATTAGCTTGTCAGGCAAAGATGTAACCGTAGAGCTGAAAAAACACATCGACAATCCGAAAAAATGGTCTGCAGAACATCCAAACCTCTATAAACTGCTGCTGACATTATCAGGCAAAAATGGTGTCATCGAATCTACCTCCATTAAGGTCGGCTTTCGCGAAGTAGAAATCATCAACAAAGATACGAACAATGCGCAACTGCTTGTAAACGGCAAAAAAGTGTTTCTCAAGGGCACCAACCGCCATGAAATCGACCCGCGACTGGGCAGAGTTATGACGGATGCAATGATGATAAAAGATATCAAGCTTTTTAAAGAATACAACATCAACGCGGTTAGAACCTCACACTATCCGAACGACCCCAGATGGTACGAGCTTTGTGATGAGTACGGGATTTATGTTTTGGATGAAACCAATATTGAATCGCACGGCGCAAGCGGCTCGATACCTAGGAGCGACCCTCGATGGCTGCCAGCATGTATCGACCGTACAAAGAACATGTTCGAGCGCGACAAAAACCATGCATCGGTTATCATATGGTCTTTGGGTAACGAGGCAGGCTCCGGCAATACATTTACACAAACCGCTAAGTTTATTAAAGAAAACGATAAATCCAGCCGCCCCACCCATTACGAGGGCGATAACGCCAAAGCCGATATCGAGTCTAATATGTATGCGCGTTTAGGTACGGTAGAAAGCAGAGGCAAAAACGGTACAAAACCATATGTTTTATGTGAATATGCCCATGCAATGGGTACTTCGGTAGGTAACTTAAAGGAATACTGGGATATCATCGAAAAATACCCCAACCTCATCGGCGGTTTCATCTGGGATTGGGTGGACCAATCGATTATTACAAAAACTCCTCAAACAGTATTTACTGTAGATGAAAGTGCAAACAACTTAAAAGCACAGGTTATGGGCAAATTGGGGGCAGGAAGTTCTTCAGAAACCGATGATAAATCGTTAAACGGTTTTACCATTTTGCCGGATGAAGATAGTCTGAACATTGACGGAAACTTAACTATTGAAGCTATGGTCAAACCCGAAAACAAAGGGAAAGACCATAACGTTATCGTATCCAAAGGCGATACTCAATTTTCGTTAAAACATACAATAAGCAAAGATATGGAAGGCGGAGAGGCACTTGAATTCTTCATTTACAATGACAAAGGCGGCAGCCAAACCGCAAGCAGATGGGTTTCGATTCAAGCACCTTTGCCGGCTAACTGGTACGATAACTGGCATAAAGTAGCTGCAACTTTTGACGGACAAAACCTCAATTTGTATGTTGACGGTAAAAAAGTTACCAGAACATCGCCTGTCACAAGCATTTCGACAAACAGCTATCCTGTTGCCATCGGCAGAGATACCGAAAACGGCTCTTCTCGAGACTTTGCAGGATTAATAGACAATGTACATATTTACAATCGCGCATTAACCGATACAGAGCTTAGCCAAAATGGCAGACAACCGGATGAAAACACCGTACTGTGGATGAATTTTGATAATAACGAAATCAAAAAATACGACCAAGAAGAGTATTTTGCATACGGCGGTGACTGGGGCGATACCCCCAACGACGGCAACTTCTGCCAAAACGGATTGGTATTCCCTGACAGAACCGTACAGCCCGAGCTCTATGAAGTGAAAAAGATCTATCAGAACATTGATATGCAGCTGTCGGAGCAAAGCAAAAACACCGTTGCCATCAGAAACGAATTTTTATTTACCAACTTGAATAAATATGACCTTTTGTGGGAGTTCAAAGAGGACAATAAAGTTTTACAGCACGGTACCTTGACAGTGGACATTGAGCCAAAAGAAACGGAAGAAGTTGACATTCCGTTTACCAAACCCGAACTGAAAGATAACTGCGAATACTTTTTAAACCTCAAATTCGTCCTAAAAGAAGATGACATGCTCTTAAAACAAGGGCACGAAATTGCAACCGAGCAGTTCAAACTGAATTACGATGTAAAAACAACTTATTCCGGCATGACTGACTTGAAGCAAATTAATTATACAGACGATGACAAGGAACTTCAGGTTACCGGAACTGACTTCAACCTGAAGCTTAACAAACAAAGCGGCGAAATTTCGTCTTTCAATTACAAAGGCACCGAGTTGTTTAAAAAAGGCCCCGCGCCCAACTATTTCAGAGCCCCCATCGACAACGATAAGGGTGCATCAAGCTTAAGAAACCAAATAAATGCATGGAAAACCGCAGGCACAAGCAGAACCGTTGACTCTGTAAATGTTGATAAAATCGGTAACATCGGTTTAAAAGTTACCATAAACGGTACTTTGCCAACTGCAAGCAATTCTTTGTACGAAATGGTTTATAATATTTACTCAAACGGCATGGTTGAAGTAAAGAATAAGCTTGAGCCTAAAATCAATTCTTCCAACATTATCCCGTTAATCGGCAATATCATGACCATGCCCAAAGGCTTTGAAAACGTCACTTGGTATGGCAGAGGCCCATGGGAAAACTATCAGGACAGAAAAACCGGCTACGATGTTGGTGTTTACCAAAGCACGGTGGATGAACAGTTTGTACCATACGAAGAACCCTCTGAAAACGGCAACAAAACCGATGTGCGCTGGGTTGCCCTGACAAACAAAGACGGTACGGGAATCCTGGCAAACTCCGATTCTTTGCTGGAATTCAGCGCACTGCATTACACACAAGAGGATTTGTCCAGTAAGATTCATACGTATATGCTCGAAAAGCAGGACGACATCACCCTGAAACTGAACTACCGTCAGATGGGTGTCGGCGGTGATGACAGCTGGGGTGCATGGCCGCACGAATCGTATCTGCTTAAGGCAAACAAAATATACGAGTACTCATACCAAATTAAACCGATAGCCGATTTCAGTATTGAATCTGCTATGCAGAAAAGCCGTCAGAGATTTACAACCGATTCTATTTCGGATATCAAGGTAAACGGTAAATCGTTACTGGGCTTTTCACAATCAACCTATGAATACAGCTATCCTGTTTTAAAATCTTTAGCAAATGTTCCTGTTGTAACAGCAGATAAGATAAGCGAAGACATTCAGCTTGAGATTACGCAGGCAGATAGCCTTTCCGGTTCTGCAATTGTAAAAATAACCGACCAATTTAACGAAACCAAAACCTACACCATTAAATTTAATCCTGTCGATTCCATCTATGCAAGCGACTTGCCGTGGATAAAGGATGTTTGCGGATGGAACGGCAATGCAAGAGATGACGAAGTCGACCCCGATATCAACGGCCTCAGCCTGTGGGTGGATGGCAACAGCAAAACATTTGCAAAAGGTATCGGCTCACATGCAAATTCGGAAATTGTACTGGATATTGAGGGCAGAGGCTTTAACATCTTCGAAGCAATCGTTGGTTTGGATGCCAGCCGAAACAGAGAAGGCTCCATTAAATTTAAAGTACTCGTCGACGGTAAAGAAAAGTTTGTATCCGACCAATTTACACCTCAAACCAAAAACTCGGCATCTGTAAAAATAGATGTTTCAGGTGCAAAACTGGTAACACTCATCGTCGATGATTGCGGAGACGGCAATGCCAGCGACCACGGCAACTGGTGTGATGCCAAATTTACGGCAGAAAAAGCACCCGGTAAATATAGCATTGTCATCGACAGCAATGTAACGGGCGGCAAAATCACCACAGACAAAGCAACCGCCAATCAGGGCGACACCGTTCAGGTAACGGTTACCCCGGATGAGGGCAAAAAATTGGTTGAGAACTCACTCAAATACATTGTGGGTGAGCAGCAAACCGTAATTACAAACAATCAGTTTGTGATGCCCGACGGCAATGTTACATTAAAGGCACAATTCGCAGACAGTGCAACCGCATCGGTAACCCCCAATATTGAAAATCAACCTGCTGCGCAAACCGTAACCGAAGGCAATTCCGCCCTATTCAGTGTTGCTGCAAGTGCTGCGGATAACGGAACCCTCACCTATCAGTGGCAGATGCTCACAAAAGAGCAGGATGCAGACTGGGCAGACATCAGCGGAGCAACCGATGCAACCTATCAAATAGCTAAAGTAGCGTTGGCAGACAGCGGCAAGCAATTCCGTTGCATCGTCACCAACACAAAAGACAGCCTCACCCCCGCAACAGCTACCAGTAATACGGCAGAGCTCACGGTAAAACAAGCAAGCGAAACAGACAAAAAGATAAAGAATGCTGTTAACCCCGAAGATAAAACCGTAAAATTCGGTACAGAGGTTAGCAAGCTCGATTTGCCCGATACCGTCACCGTTACACTGGAAGACGATACCACCGCCGAAGTACCCGTTATGTGGAACACCGAAAGCTACGACGGCAGCAAAGCAGGGGAGTACACCTTTGTAGGTACACTCGTATCGCAGGCGGGTATCATCAACAGCGATAACATCACCGCAAACATCAAAGTGATTGTAGAAAAACAACCCGAGCAGCCAAGCAAAGAGGCATTGCTCAAACTGCTTCAATCTGCAAAAGAAATGGCGAAAGACAGCAAGTACACTCAAGCAAGCAGAGATGCTCTGAACAAAGCCATTGAAACAGCACAAACGGTTGCAGACAACGACAAAGCGACCGAGCAAGAAATTGCAGACGCAGAGAAAGCACTGCAAGATGCCATCGATGCTTTGGTGAACGAGCAAGAGCCTGAAAAACCAAGAAAAGAGGCATTGCTCAAACTGATTCAATCCTCAAAAGAAATGGCGAAAGACAGCAAATACACTCAAGCGAGCAGAGATGCCTTAACCAAATCCATTGCAACAGCACAAGCGGTTGCAGACAACGACAACGCGATCGAACAAGAGATTGCAAACGCACAGAAAGCACTGCAAGCCGCTATTAAAGCATTGGTGAAACAGGGCAGTTCCGACAAGCCGAGCGGTGGTTCATCCGAACCCGAGCACAGAAAACATGTCGAACCGAACATGGTTTCTTCTTCTGACTTGAGCGAAAAACTTGCATCATCGAGTAAGGGTACAGACATCAGCGTGCGCAGCGACTACAAGGTTGCAACGGGATTCCTGAACGAGCTGATGAAGAGCAAAGACAAATCGGTCACCCTCAACGGCGACTGGTACAGCTGGACGTTTGACGGCAAGAACGTAGAGAACAACATGCCGGGTGTCATCTGGTTTGATACCAGAATCAGCACCGAGTCACCGAACGCAGATGCAATCGGTAAATTGGCAGGCGAGGCAGACACAACCAATCTCTACTTCAGCTACGAGGGCAACCTCCCAGGCGAAACCGTTATTCGCGTACAGCTGGAAAAATACGCAGGCAAACCCGTGTATGTTTACTACCACAACCCCGAAAAGGGCAGACTGGAACTCATCCAAGCAGACGTAAAAGCGGATGAAGACGGTTGGATTGAATTCAGCATCACCCATTGCTCGGATTACGTGGTAAGCGCAAGCGCAGTCAAAGGTGCAGTAGAGGTAACCAAACCCGCACCTGCACCAAAAGCTGAACCCGCAGATGAACCGCAAAAAGAGCAAGCCACAGCGGTAAACCCCGAAACGGGCGGAAAAGATAACACCTTAGCAACAGTTGAAACGGCAGAAAATGCAGAACAACCTGCTGTAGAGGAACAAACCAAGGTCGCAGTTGCCGAAAAAGTTGAAGCAGCAGCGCCGAAAGCAGAAAAAACAATCGCCCAAGCGGAAAATTCTGAGGAGACAAACAATAGTACTCCTGTAGCTAAAAAAGAGTTTTCGTACCCAATCTTTATTGGCGGATGCGTTCTTTTAATAGCAGCAGTATCGCTAACCTGTTTCGAATTTATCAAACAAAAATCGATCCACAAATAG